The Pyxidicoccus sp. MSG2 genomic interval GCGCGACCGAGCGGAGCAAAGAGGAGGACGGCGACGGTGAGGACGAAGCAGAGGAAGCGGGGATGAAGGGCGGTGCGCATGGGACTCCAGGTTGAGGACCTGGAAGCGGTGCAGCGCTGGGGCCAAAGCGAGGTGTTGCGGTGATGGGGAGTTGCGAGGTCCTAACAGTCCACAAGCGGCACGGGCATCCAGGCGGTAGGACGGCGGAGGTTGGGGTCAGAAGTCTAGGAGCCGAACGGTCCACATGAGGATTCTGCCGCCTTCGTTGACGAAGCACCGAAGAGGCCCGTCCGCCGAGGAGAGGAGAGCGATTCGTCCCTTACCTCCAGCTACGAAGGTGGCGGCGGCACGGTGGCGCGAGCCATGCCTTCGCATGTCGTAGGGAATATCTTTAGTGCGATCTTCGGGGTCGAGCACCTCGTACACATCGCCATATTTCGATTTGGAGGGGACCTCGTATTGAGCGCCGAGGATGGTGAACCCGGGCCCTAGAAGGACGGCGTTGTCGATTGCGGTGAGGCGCCCGATGAAGTGGTGCCATCGCGCGAGTTCCGCCAAGGTCGTTTCGAGGTCAAAAAAGAGGGCGCTGCGCTCGGCTGTCACGGTGAGTGGACTTGCAACCTCGAGTTTGCGGAGGGCGGAGTCCAGTCGAAGGGCCTCCTTCAGCAGGTCGCGAAGGACGGTTCGATTTCTGACCGGAAGCTTGAGCGCATGTGAGTCAGCCGTGGAGAGGCGCGTCGGAAGGAAGAGCAGCAGACCGCCATGGCCGGTGCGGTTCATGGCGACGGCGAGTTGCTGGAAGGTGTCGCCTACCGGCGAGCGGAAGAAGCGGAGGTGGTTGAGGTGCAGGGGGACCACGAAGGTTTTGAGTGCCGTGCTGGCGGGGCCGCTGAGGAGTGACAGGCCGGGGGGAAGGCGGCGGCCGCGCTCGTAGCGGAAGAGTTCATTGCCCGCGTGGGCGATGGTGACGGAGCCGGGCGAGTCCGTGCCGAGAAGAAGAGGGAGGGTGCGGCTGGAGGTGAAGGGGCGTCGCTTCGCGATGCCGTCGATACGGAGCTTGTCGGCAGGACCACCGACGACAAGGAGGGAGTGACCATACTCTGCGAGCGGAGCTGCCTTGATAAGCGCTGGGATGTTGAAGTCGCGTCGCGCAAGTTGAAGGACGTCCCAGAGATGCTCCCGCGGTGGAGAGGTTGACGGCTGCTCAGCGGCTGCGAGGCCACGAGCGCCGTCGGGGTGCCAGACAAGGGCGACGCGCGTGGCCTGCTTCTCTTCGGTTCCGAGGCTCGCGAAGAAGAGAGCCCGAGCAAGCGCGAGGAGGACCTCGTCGTCGCGGTTGGAAACGTCAATGAAGGTCAGGGGCGGTCTTGCGCGAAGCCACGTCTGGAGGGCCTCGTCGATGTACACAGGTGTCGATTGGAGGGTCTCGTCACTGTACTCAGGCATGGACATTCCTCAGCAGAGAAGCGCCCTCAGTGGAAGACGGCGTCGGGGGCATTCGCTGACTTCAACATCGCGGGCGTCGATTCAGCACGCGGCGCAATCAGGCACGCACTGGCTCCCCAGGAGTGTCCAGATGGCGCGACCTCCGAAAGTCCACCCCTGGGGTACAGCATGTTGGGCAGGGAGCACCTGCCTGCCCGCTAGCGCGATTCGGCAGTGCCCTGCAAGTTGTCATCGTCGTCGCCTCTCGGAGGCGTGCCATGCCGAAGGAGAACACCACCCTTGTCAACGGGCTGAGCCCGGTGACGAAGGAGAGCGGCGGGACGGTGGTGGGGTTTCCGGACGTGTGCAAGGCGCCAGGGCCAGGCGGGCCGGTGCCGGTGCCATTCCCCAACATCGCAAAGAGCGAGGACCTGGCGGGAGGCTCCAAGTCGGTCACCATTGGAGGCGCGTCCGTCGCACTCTCCACCTCGTCGATTGCGCGCTCCAGCGGGAATGAGGCCGGCACGGCGGGGGGCGGCGTTGCCTCTGGCAAGACGCGGGGCGCAGCACACCCGGTGACGTTCTCCTTCGACGTGCGGATTGAGGGGAAGCCCGTCGTGAGGAACCTGGACCTCTTCACGCTGAACGACCGCAACACCGCGCCGTTCCCCATCATGCAGCCGCAAGTCTCGCGCCCGGCTGCGGTGCGCGTCGAGGAGCGGGAAATGTCGCGGCCGGTGGAGCTGTGCGCGTACTGCAGGAAGGAAAAGCACGCCTTCGACACGAAGGGCCGCGTCGGCGGCAACCTCGGCAGTTCCGCGGTGCTCGGGCGCAACATGCTGGAGGGCCGAGAGCTGTCGTCGCACCTCTGGTACGCGGGGCCGTTCTCGCTGGCGGCGCACCACCTCATCTGCCTGGAGGCACTGGAGAATGAGAAGTGGGCGAAGTACTGCGTGCGCTACGGCTACCATCCGGACCGAAAGCAGAACGGCGTCTTCCTGCCGATGCGAATGGTCATTGCCTGCGAGCTGCACGTAGCTGTCCACCGAGGTAACCACGCCGAGGGCTATGCGTTCGACGTCCATCTGCCGTACCCCAAAGCGGTGATGCAGGAACTGCAGAAGATTGATGGCCTCTTGGAGCGTGGCGCGTTCTGCTCGGACCCTGCCAAATTCCTTCGAATGCTCGATGCTCTCAGCGCGAAGATTCTGGCCAAGGTCGCAAGTTTCACGTGGACACTCACCCGGGACGGACTCGACTACGCACCGGGCGGGAAGGGATGCTCGGGACTCAGAAGCATCCGGGAGAAGCCGAGCTCCGACGCATGCCCCCGGGAGAGGCGGCATCGCCAGAAACACGCAGTAACAGGCAGCCCCCTGACGGGACGTCCCCTTCGCATTGGAGAGTGAGCGATGCAAACGGACTACTTCGTCATCGAGTCAGCGCCGAACAATAGCCACCCGCTCCTCCAATGGGACGAGGAGGTGGTGGGCTTTGGGAGACCGGAGCCCGTCGCCATTTCGCACCCCGTGCGGCTGAGGCTAGGCTCTCCAGTACCGCGGAGCCCCGTGATGGTGGACCACCACAGCCTGCCGCAGCCGGTGTTCTCCGCTCGAATCAGGGAAGCACTCGAACCGCTAAGCCTCCACGGCGTTCAGCTCGTGCCGGCCGACGTGAAGGTGAAGCAGGACGACGTGCGGCGCTACTGGGTGTTGCACGTCTACAACGAGATTCACTGCCTCGACCGGGAGCGGTCCGTCTGCACGTTCTATCCGGAGGAAGACGTCGTGCTGAGCCTGGACTCGCTGGTGCTGGACGAACGTGTGTTGGCGGAAATTCCGCTGGAGCGGCGGCTGCTGTTCGTGCTGGCGGAGTCCATAAGTACCTACGTGTTTCACCGCTCCCTGGTGGAGAGACTGCTCGCGCTCACACCACCTGCGGACGGCATTCGCTTCGTCCGTGTGGACAGGTGGAACGACTCCGCGGGCTTTCAGGACGTAGCCG includes:
- a CDS encoding PAAR-like domain-containing protein, with protein sequence MPKENTTLVNGLSPVTKESGGTVVGFPDVCKAPGPGGPVPVPFPNIAKSEDLAGGSKSVTIGGASVALSTSSIARSSGNEAGTAGGGVASGKTRGAAHPVTFSFDVRIEGKPVVRNLDLFTLNDRNTAPFPIMQPQVSRPAAVRVEEREMSRPVELCAYCRKEKHAFDTKGRVGGNLGSSAVLGRNMLEGRELSSHLWYAGPFSLAAHHLICLEALENEKWAKYCVRYGYHPDRKQNGVFLPMRMVIACELHVAVHRGNHAEGYAFDVHLPYPKAVMQELQKIDGLLERGAFCSDPAKFLRMLDALSAKILAKVASFTWTLTRDGLDYAPGGKGCSGLRSIREKPSSDACPRERRHRQKHAVTGSPLTGRPLRIGE
- a CDS encoding imm11 family protein, with product MQTDYFVIESAPNNSHPLLQWDEEVVGFGRPEPVAISHPVRLRLGSPVPRSPVMVDHHSLPQPVFSARIREALEPLSLHGVQLVPADVKVKQDDVRRYWVLHVYNEIHCLDRERSVCTFYPEEDVVLSLDSLVLDERVLAEIPLERRLLFVLAESISTYVFHRSLVERLLALTPPADGIRFVRVDRWNDSAGFQDVAVP